A window of Apium graveolens cultivar Ventura chromosome 8, ASM990537v1, whole genome shotgun sequence contains these coding sequences:
- the LOC141678135 gene encoding PITH domain-containing protein At3g04780-like, which yields MSGESASAIQRNQVDLVDFIDWTGVECLNQTSTQAYANALKKGYREDDGLNLESDADEQLLIYIPFTQVIKLHSIAIKGLEEEGPKTVKLYTNKEHMGFSNVSDYAPNDTIILSSEDNKGKPVALKYVKFQNVRSLTIFIEDNQSDCETTKVQKIVLYGTTVETTDMKGLKKMEDH from the exons GTTGATCTAGTGGACTTCATAGATTGGACTGGAGTTGAATGTCTGAATCAAACTTCTACTCAGGCCTATGCTAATGCCCTAAAGAAG GGTTATAGAGAAGATGATGGGTTGAATTTGGAGAGTGATGCAGATGAACAACTTTTGATTTATATACCTTTCACCCAAGTCATTAAACTACACTCCATTGCCATCAAAGGACTTGAGGAGGAAG GTCCAAAAACAGTGAAGCTTTACACAAATAAGGAGCATATGGGATTTAG TAATGTTAGTGACTATGCTCCAAATGACACCATTATATTATCTTCTGAAGATAACAAG GGTAAACCAGTTGCTTTAAAGTATGTTAAGTTTCAAAATGTTCGCAG CTTGACAATTTTTATTGAGGATAACCAATCTGACTGCGAGACCACTAAAGTTCAAAAGATCGTCTTGTATGGAACTAC GGTGGAGACAACTGATATGAAAGGATTGAAAAAGATGGAAGACCATTGA
- the LOC141677095 gene encoding uncharacterized protein LOC141677095 has product MDCGVYATSFIRMGGGDDGGYSHESEHDLAVMVTDFLENGSGDSHRYLNSSDSDSGFSDLPSLADNIKCYKLSMDQYERDLFSVVDSLMQSISEIDLHLVKPGPCNASCIRYSLVKLLRLSGYDAAVCAAKWQGSGKVPGGDHEYIDVVNYNDVRSFERLIIDIDFRSHFEIARAVDSYDRILNTLPVVYVGSLGKLKQYLQVMVEAARSSLKQNSMPFPPWRSLAYLQAKWQSPYQRHYCPLEEKFKVPARSDHKQCYGHLKRLQASIQSEMEVQRLLKPRNSDKSRILKLERRRLISYKTL; this is encoded by the exons ATGGATTGTGGAGTCTATGCGACGTCGTTTATTAGAATGGGAGGTGGTGATGACGGAGGATATAGTCACGAAAGCGAACATGATTTAGCGGTCATGGTCACCGATTTTTTGGAAAATGGAAGCGGTGATTCGCACCGCTATCTTAATAGTAGTGATAGTGATTCTGGCTTCTCCGATCTCCCTAGCCTAGCTGATAATATCAAG TGTTATAAGTTGTCGATGGATCAGTATGAACGTGACTTGTTTTCTGTTGTGGATTCGTTGATGCAATCTATTAGTGAGATAGACCTCCATCTTGTAAAGCCTGGTCCATGTAATGCTAGTTGTATCAGATATTCTCTGGTAAAGCTTCTGAGACTTTCTGGCTATGATGCTGCTGTGTGCGCAGCTAAGTGGCAGGGTAGTGGCAAGGTTCCCGGGG GGGACCACGAGTATATTGATGTTGTTAATTACAATGATGTTCGAAGCTTTGAGCGTCTGATCATTGATATAGACTTTAGGAGTCACTTTGAAATAGCTAGAGCTGTTGACTCGTATGACAGAATATTGAATACCCTTCCAGTTGTTTATGTGGGCTCTTTGGGCAAACTGAAACAATACCTCCAAGTTATGGTTGAAGCTGCAAGATCTTCTCTCAAGCAGAACTCGATGCCTTTCCCTCCATGGAGATCTCTTGCTTATTTGCAAGCCAAGTGGCAGTCTCCATATCAGAGGCATTATTGTCCATTAGAAGAGAAGTTTAAGGTCCCTGCTCGGTCTGATCACAAGCAATGTTATGGGCATTTAAAGAGACTGCAAGCTTCAATTCAATCTGAAATGGAAGTGCAGCGATTACTGAAGCCAAGAAACAGTGATAAGAGCCGTATATTGAAGCTTGAGCGGCGTAGGCTCATATCATACAAGACTCTCTAA
- the LOC141677912 gene encoding uncharacterized protein LOC141677912, with protein MGEKETKKSKKQKYQHPSHDQSSKISTNTSDFLFKRSSDVKGLRFGGQFIVKLFTIRQARPLQLLHLLSLDEKSSAGNSKTSTTFRSTSAFLPTNFTILAHHAWHTLTLGLGTKKSKVIIFVFESENLKNAVDRIWPQEMPLGEVNRKIIRGLTGCEMARFKFRKGCLTFYVYAVRRAGNMGFSCADELRFILEHVVALNDFLDHTFMLAMPNQRSINYAAPVAMAH; from the coding sequence ATGGGTGAAAAAGAAACAAAGAAGAGCAAGAAGCAAAAATACCAGCATCCAAGTCATGATCAATCCTCCAAAATATCCACAAACACCTCTGATTTCTTGTTCAAGCGTTCTTCCGACGTTAAAGGCCTCCGTTTTGGAGGCCAGTTCATCGTAAAATTGTTCACTATCCGCCAAGCGCGACCATTACAACTCCTCCACCTTCTATCCCTGGACGAAAAAAGCTCAGCCGGAAATTCAAAAACATCTACTACTTTTCGGTCCACCTCTGCATTTTTGCcaacaaattttacaattttagCACACCATGCATGGCACACTCTTACACTAGGCCTTGGCACCAAAAAATCCAAGGTAATTATATTCGTCTTTGAATCGGAGAATTTGAAGAATGCAGTTGACAGGATATGGCCACAGGAAATGCCGCTAGGGGAAGTTAACCGAAAGATTATTCGGGGTCTGACAGGCTGCGAGATGGCAAGATTCAAATTTAGAAAAGGGTGCTTAACATTTTATGTTTATGCAGTGAGGAGAGCTGGAAATATGGGATTTTCATGTGCTGATGAGCTTAGATTCATATTGGAACATGTGGTTGCATTGAATGATTTCTTGGATCACACTTTCATGCTTGCAATGCCTAACCAGAGGTCTATCAATTATGCAGCTCCGGTTGCCATGGCTCACTAG